The Paludisphaera rhizosphaerae genome includes a region encoding these proteins:
- a CDS encoding N-acetylmuramoyl-L-alanine amidase, translated as MLPSSFRTLPRALAAAFGILAFAAAAQAADAPKPGARLERQGDEIVVAGQLFHTSTPVVLWTDPGGYDAYRVDPHFSAPDKKKADLPATRFGVRKAGLSEAELKQVQSGGWDLPLLQRVVDQFVIHYDVCGTSQRCFRVLHDDRGLSVHFMLDVDGTIYQTLDLKEAAWHATIANGRSIGIEIANMGAYPPGRTESRDRWYEKDAQGLVKIKLPGTPEANGIHNPSALLAPARNEPVTGKIRGETLEQYDLTKAQYDALTKLTATLCTVFPKLKCDYPRDSSGKLRLDTLSRPEFDAYQGVLGHYHVQTNKTDPGPAFQWDLLIDGARSQMSQK; from the coding sequence TTGCTCCCTTCCTCGTTTCGAACGTTGCCTCGCGCTTTGGCCGCGGCTTTCGGGATTCTGGCCTTCGCGGCCGCCGCGCAGGCCGCCGACGCCCCGAAGCCGGGCGCTCGGCTGGAACGTCAGGGCGACGAGATCGTCGTCGCCGGCCAGCTTTTCCACACCTCGACGCCGGTGGTCCTCTGGACTGATCCGGGCGGGTATGACGCCTATCGCGTCGATCCCCACTTCAGCGCGCCCGACAAGAAGAAGGCCGATCTGCCGGCGACGCGCTTCGGCGTCCGCAAGGCGGGGCTCTCTGAGGCCGAGCTGAAGCAGGTGCAGTCCGGCGGCTGGGATCTGCCGCTGCTCCAGCGGGTCGTCGACCAGTTCGTGATCCACTACGACGTCTGCGGCACCAGCCAGCGCTGCTTCCGCGTGCTCCACGACGATCGCGGGCTGAGCGTCCATTTCATGCTCGACGTCGACGGCACGATCTACCAGACGCTCGACCTCAAGGAGGCCGCCTGGCACGCCACGATCGCCAACGGCCGGTCGATCGGCATCGAGATCGCCAACATGGGCGCCTATCCGCCGGGGCGGACCGAATCCCGCGACCGTTGGTATGAGAAGGACGCCCAGGGCCTGGTGAAGATCAAGCTCCCCGGCACTCCGGAAGCGAACGGCATCCACAACCCCTCCGCGCTGCTGGCCCCCGCCCGCAACGAGCCCGTCACGGGCAAGATCCGCGGCGAGACGCTGGAGCAGTACGACCTCACGAAGGCCCAGTACGACGCCCTGACCAAGCTCACGGCGACGCTTTGCACCGTCTTCCCCAAGCTCAAGTGCGACTATCCCCGCGATTCCTCGGGCAAGCTGCGGCTGGACACGCTTTCGCGGCCCGAGTTCGACGCCTACCAGGGCGTTCTGGGGCACTACCACGTTCAGACCAACAAGACTGACCCCGGTCCGGCCTTCCAGTGGGATCTGCTCATTGACGGGGCTCGCTCGCAGATGAGCCAGAAGTGA
- a CDS encoding acyl-CoA thioesterase: MSEVDSCETQIRVRYAETDRMGLLHHANYAVYFEIGRTELLRARGENYREIEDAGFFLVIVDLECKFRRSARYDDLLTLRTSVARVTHVKIVHEYKLFRENELLAEGRTTLACVDREGKPQALPGTLK; this comes from the coding sequence ATGAGCGAGGTCGATAGCTGCGAGACTCAGATTCGGGTTCGGTACGCCGAGACCGACCGTATGGGGCTTTTGCACCACGCCAACTACGCCGTCTACTTCGAGATCGGCCGTACCGAGTTGCTGCGCGCCCGAGGTGAAAACTATCGGGAAATCGAGGACGCCGGCTTCTTCCTGGTCATCGTCGACCTGGAGTGCAAGTTCCGGCGCTCGGCCCGCTACGACGACCTCTTGACGTTGCGCACGTCGGTCGCGCGGGTGACGCACGTCAAGATCGTTCACGAATACAAGCTGTTCCGCGAGAATGAACTGCTCGCCGAGGGTCGCACGACGCTCGCCTGCGTCGACCGCGAGGGGAAGCCGCAGGCGCTGCCGGGAACTTTGAAATAG
- a CDS encoding tyrosine-protein phosphatase translates to MSSGRLSKTIREHGVKTVLNLRGPNPDEAWYRAERDATTSAGATQVDVSLSSCVWMSRVQLRTLVKALDEMRPPVLIHCAWGSERTGLVSAIAELLREGSTLEDARAQFTVRYLYVPVGDGRIMSEAVDQYEAWLKSQGLEHNPTAFRRWVESGYRPGNPSREAWPYDPYPLIVVTPPDAGPTAQAAGAERR, encoded by the coding sequence ATGTCGTCGGGCAGGCTCTCAAAGACCATTCGTGAGCACGGCGTCAAAACCGTCCTGAACCTTCGTGGGCCGAATCCGGACGAGGCCTGGTATCGCGCCGAGCGCGACGCGACGACCTCCGCCGGAGCCACGCAGGTCGACGTCTCGCTTTCCTCGTGCGTCTGGATGTCCCGCGTTCAGCTTCGGACGCTGGTGAAGGCGCTCGACGAGATGCGTCCCCCGGTCTTGATCCATTGCGCCTGGGGCTCGGAACGGACGGGCCTGGTCTCGGCGATCGCCGAACTGCTCCGCGAGGGTTCGACCCTTGAGGACGCACGCGCCCAGTTCACGGTTCGATACCTTTACGTTCCGGTCGGCGACGGTCGGATCATGTCCGAGGCGGTCGACCAGTACGAGGCCTGGTTGAAGAGCCAGGGCCTGGAGCATAATCCCACGGCGTTTCGGCGCTGGGTCGAATCGGGATATCGTCCCGGCAACCCCAGCCGCGAGGCCTGGCCGTACGACCCGTACCCTCTCATCGTGGTGACTCCCCCCGACGCCGGGCCGACCGCCCAGGCTGCCGGGGCTGAGCGGCGATGA
- a CDS encoding protein-tyrosine phosphatase family protein, which produces MVRRRSLPWILGALGLTIAAVAALAVASRDYWVEKRVQIVEPGRLVRGAWQQPGPLRRIVAREKIKTIVTLTAINTTDEKFVGQSRVVRDQGLDWVIVPMRGSRATVEQMAIAADLLADPDRQPVFFHCVAGHHRTSLAHAAYLIRHQGYTAKQAWETISAYPWARPDALVDRNDQFLIEEFARVQATLTPDPEKDSWEVGSGKHAQAARPQDPGDDRLAVPGGGGLDRLGPGERQLRDRAAGEDPPIGSDVVGQALKDHS; this is translated from the coding sequence GTGGTTCGTCGCCGATCGCTTCCCTGGATTCTCGGCGCGCTCGGTCTGACGATCGCGGCCGTAGCGGCTCTCGCCGTCGCCTCCCGCGACTACTGGGTCGAGAAACGGGTCCAGATCGTCGAGCCCGGCCGATTGGTTCGCGGCGCCTGGCAGCAGCCCGGCCCCCTGCGCCGGATTGTCGCGCGCGAGAAGATCAAGACGATCGTCACCCTGACGGCGATCAACACCACGGACGAGAAGTTCGTCGGGCAGAGTCGCGTTGTCCGCGACCAGGGACTGGACTGGGTGATCGTGCCGATGCGCGGGTCTCGGGCGACGGTCGAGCAGATGGCGATCGCCGCCGACCTGCTGGCCGACCCGGATCGACAGCCGGTCTTCTTCCATTGCGTCGCCGGCCACCATCGGACCAGCCTGGCCCACGCGGCCTACCTCATCCGCCACCAGGGCTATACGGCGAAGCAGGCCTGGGAGACGATCTCGGCCTATCCCTGGGCTCGGCCCGACGCCCTGGTTGACCGGAACGACCAGTTCTTGATCGAAGAGTTCGCAAGGGTTCAGGCGACGCTCACGCCCGACCCGGAAAAGGATTCGTGGGAGGTCGGGAGTGGCAAGCATGCGCAGGCGGCTCGTCCGCAGGATCCTGGCGACGATCGCCTTGCCGTTCCTGGCGGCGGCGGCCTGGATCGGCTGGGACCTGGCGAACGACAACTTCGGGACCGTGCAGCCGGGGAAGATCCTCCGATCGGCTCAGATGTCGTCGGGCAGGCTCTCAAAGACCATTCGTGA
- a CDS encoding S9 family peptidase translates to MRANEPVDPRDAYGAFIRRQPKPSPPPTNASGWDEHLRKVRKGLYEALGLDHVKGCDLAPEVLGVVERDDYVIERLTFQSQPDVRVTANLYRPRRQDGPAPGVLCVHGHWPWARIDPTVQARCIGLAKLGYICLCVDAFGAGERAPIPARGTYHGGPPAGMLWAAGVPLIGLQVHDNRRAVDYLTSRAEVDPTRLAITGASGGGNQTLYAGALDDRFTAVVPVCGVGTYEAYLETACCVCEVVPGGLKFARTGDVLAMIAPRALLVVSALQDSPQFSFGEAAKSVARARSRFEALGAGDRLRHVGIDSKHDYNQPMREAMYGWLDRWLRGKGDGSPVAEPMIVTEDPETLRCYPDGPSRPKSIVSVPEFGRRQAAALLAALPPPPDHREAWEAEAATLRADLAEVLGGLPETAPRVLRTSYDPARRLATIEMEPEPGLMLRGYLSLPEPSAVDPPSVVIHASEEEVTAEAAQERGMRRTGKAGLAVATVELRALGRLKPATSRVANAADHNEAEWGVWIGRPLLGQWVYDLLQWIEVVTDVVDRLPEAASFRRAPISLQGQGVAGIAAILASPYAPGVANVTADFAPVQLAEGSPTAQKSIRMGALAPNLLRLGDIGRLASLAAPRGLEVSYDVGPDGASLWPFEILPEFAHTQAVYRLYDAEDRFSIQAPGK, encoded by the coding sequence ATGCGAGCCAACGAACCGGTCGATCCTCGCGACGCTTACGGAGCCTTCATCCGACGTCAGCCCAAACCGTCGCCCCCGCCGACGAACGCCTCGGGCTGGGACGAACATCTGAGAAAGGTCCGAAAGGGCCTGTACGAAGCGCTTGGCCTCGACCACGTTAAGGGCTGCGACCTCGCTCCCGAAGTCCTCGGGGTGGTGGAGCGGGACGACTACGTCATTGAACGACTGACGTTCCAGAGTCAGCCGGACGTACGGGTTACGGCGAACCTTTACCGTCCTCGACGCCAGGACGGACCCGCTCCCGGCGTGCTCTGCGTCCACGGCCACTGGCCCTGGGCCCGAATCGATCCGACCGTGCAAGCTCGTTGCATCGGCCTGGCGAAGCTCGGGTACATCTGTCTCTGCGTCGACGCCTTCGGAGCCGGGGAACGAGCCCCGATCCCGGCGCGGGGGACTTACCACGGCGGCCCCCCCGCGGGCATGCTCTGGGCGGCCGGCGTCCCGCTCATCGGGCTTCAGGTTCACGATAACCGCCGGGCCGTCGACTACCTGACCTCCCGCGCGGAAGTCGATCCCACGCGGTTGGCGATCACCGGCGCTTCCGGCGGCGGCAACCAGACGCTCTACGCCGGGGCTCTCGACGATCGCTTCACGGCCGTCGTCCCCGTCTGCGGCGTCGGAACTTATGAGGCCTACCTGGAGACCGCGTGCTGCGTCTGCGAGGTCGTCCCGGGCGGCCTGAAGTTCGCCCGCACCGGCGACGTTCTGGCGATGATCGCGCCTCGGGCCCTGCTGGTCGTCAGCGCTCTTCAGGACTCTCCCCAGTTCAGCTTTGGGGAAGCCGCCAAGAGCGTCGCCCGCGCCCGGTCTCGCTTCGAGGCACTCGGCGCGGGGGATCGCCTGCGACACGTCGGGATCGATTCCAAGCACGACTACAACCAGCCGATGCGCGAGGCCATGTACGGCTGGCTCGACCGATGGCTGCGCGGCAAGGGAGATGGCTCGCCCGTCGCCGAACCGATGATCGTCACCGAGGACCCCGAGACGCTCCGGTGCTACCCGGACGGTCCGTCACGGCCGAAGTCGATCGTCTCCGTCCCGGAATTCGGCCGTCGCCAGGCCGCGGCCCTACTCGCCGCCCTTCCGCCGCCGCCCGACCATCGAGAAGCCTGGGAGGCCGAGGCCGCAACCCTCCGCGCCGATTTAGCGGAGGTGCTCGGCGGCCTGCCGGAAACGGCGCCGAGAGTCTTGCGAACAAGCTACGACCCCGCACGACGACTCGCGACGATCGAGATGGAACCCGAGCCCGGACTGATGCTTCGGGGCTACCTATCACTCCCTGAGCCCTCCGCCGTCGATCCGCCGAGCGTCGTGATCCACGCGAGCGAGGAAGAGGTTACGGCCGAGGCCGCTCAGGAACGGGGCATGCGTCGAACCGGCAAGGCCGGCCTGGCCGTCGCGACCGTCGAGCTGCGAGCCCTGGGGAGACTCAAGCCGGCGACCTCCCGAGTGGCCAACGCGGCCGACCACAACGAGGCCGAATGGGGGGTCTGGATAGGCCGCCCCCTGCTCGGCCAATGGGTCTATGACCTGCTCCAGTGGATCGAAGTCGTGACAGACGTCGTCGACCGGCTGCCAGAAGCGGCGAGTTTCCGCCGAGCGCCGATTTCGCTCCAGGGCCAGGGAGTGGCCGGCATCGCGGCCATCCTCGCGTCGCCGTACGCTCCGGGCGTCGCGAACGTGACCGCCGACTTCGCTCCAGTGCAACTTGCCGAAGGCTCGCCGACGGCGCAGAAATCGATCCGAATGGGTGCACTCGCCCCTAACCTCTTGAGGCTTGGCGACATCGGCCGACTGGCCTCCCTCGCGGCGCCGCGAGGGCTAGAGGTCTCTTACGACGTGGGGCCCGACGGGGCTTCCCTTTGGCCGTTCGAGATCCTTCCGGAGTTCGCTCACACCCAGGCCGTCTATCGGCTCTATGACGCGGAGGATCGGTTCTCGATCCAGGCTCCCGGGAAATGA
- a CDS encoding helix-turn-helix domain-containing protein, with product MNLAKRIRDLRYAKGWGPDELASRAKISRTALYQIERGNTSKPQAGTLRRISRALGVPLEVLLDSTPLLGDQGETGESTVGSTHLGTLVTVDRLPSSERGEELIEKFRLLLASPMADGIARIVEESFRLLPIIPPPVQSETSRYLAAMDAEPTRRPRTPRQTQPSGE from the coding sequence ATGAACCTTGCAAAACGGATTCGCGATCTGCGTTACGCCAAGGGGTGGGGCCCCGACGAGTTGGCAAGCCGCGCGAAGATCTCCCGGACGGCCCTCTATCAGATCGAGCGCGGCAATACGAGCAAGCCTCAGGCGGGGACGCTGCGGCGGATCTCCCGAGCCTTGGGAGTGCCGCTTGAAGTTCTGCTGGATTCGACCCCGTTGCTTGGCGACCAGGGTGAGACCGGAGAGTCGACGGTGGGATCGACCCATCTTGGAACTCTGGTGACCGTTGATCGTCTTCCCTCTTCGGAGCGCGGCGAGGAACTGATCGAAAAGTTCCGGCTCCTGCTGGCTTCGCCGATGGCCGACGGCATCGCTCGGATCGTTGAGGAATCATTCCGTCTTCTGCCGATCATCCCGCCGCCCGTGCAGAGCGAGACCTCCCGCTATCTGGCCGCGATGGACGCCGAGCCGACTCGTCGCCCGCGGACCCCGCGCCAGACGCAGCCCTCCGGCGAGTGA
- a CDS encoding HlyD family secretion protein: MEEKPGSTRIISILPEGTHVKPGDVVCELDSASYRDEVKAQQVRWLQAKSFVEQANANLAVNEITLREYRDGIYPQDMQLIRQYVQTCEIDRDRAARNVEWSRTVQQKGLRTSSQLKADELSLDQTDFVLSEAKGMLERLEKYTGPKNLKELEAKLASIRADKLAQDASFALEDERLRRLEKNVAACTLRAPGEGIVVYVNQTNGWGRTEAGIQEGVTVRQDQPIFQLPDPKRMRIKARINETKVSLLRPGQGCTIRIDAFPDRPLQGKVTDVTAIAAPVNGPLSDVRGYYALIDVVDGFEDLRPGLSAEVSFLHDRRLHVERVPLNSVRQVGGQSFVAVHEPASGPEGKPAYRWQKVDLGLSDSDYVEVVSGVRQGDRVIADPTTLAPPSPTKPGSSGSEVASVSP, encoded by the coding sequence ATGGAGGAGAAGCCCGGGTCGACCCGAATCATCTCGATCCTCCCTGAGGGAACTCACGTCAAGCCGGGGGACGTGGTCTGCGAGTTGGACTCGGCCTCTTATCGCGATGAGGTGAAGGCTCAGCAGGTCCGCTGGCTCCAGGCCAAGTCGTTCGTCGAACAGGCGAATGCGAACCTCGCCGTCAACGAGATCACCTTGCGCGAGTATCGCGACGGGATCTATCCGCAGGACATGCAGCTCATCCGTCAGTATGTGCAAACCTGCGAGATCGACCGCGACCGCGCCGCCCGCAACGTCGAGTGGTCGCGCACGGTGCAACAAAAGGGCCTCCGCACCAGCTCCCAGCTCAAGGCCGACGAGCTCTCCCTCGACCAGACCGATTTCGTCCTCAGCGAGGCCAAGGGGATGCTCGAACGGCTGGAGAAGTACACCGGCCCGAAGAACCTCAAGGAACTTGAGGCCAAGCTAGCCTCGATCCGCGCGGACAAGCTCGCCCAGGACGCCAGCTTCGCCCTCGAGGACGAACGCCTCCGCCGGCTGGAGAAGAACGTCGCGGCCTGCACCCTCCGCGCGCCGGGCGAGGGCATCGTGGTTTACGTCAACCAGACTAACGGCTGGGGACGCACCGAAGCAGGCATTCAGGAAGGGGTGACGGTCCGACAGGACCAGCCCATCTTCCAGCTCCCCGACCCGAAGCGGATGCGGATCAAGGCCCGAATCAACGAGACGAAGGTTTCACTCCTGCGTCCGGGACAGGGCTGCACGATCCGAATCGATGCATTCCCCGACCGCCCGCTTCAAGGCAAGGTGACCGACGTCACGGCAATCGCAGCCCCGGTCAACGGCCCGTTGTCCGACGTCCGCGGCTATTACGCCCTGATCGACGTCGTCGACGGCTTCGAGGACCTTCGCCCCGGCCTCAGCGCTGAGGTCTCCTTCCTGCACGACCGTCGTTTGCATGTCGAGCGCGTCCCCCTGAACTCCGTCCGCCAGGTTGGAGGCCAGTCGTTCGTGGCCGTTCATGAGCCGGCCTCTGGCCCCGAGGGTAAGCCGGCCTACCGATGGCAAAAGGTCGACCTGGGCCTGAGTGATTCGGATTACGTCGAGGTCGTCTCGGGCGTCCGCCAGGGAGACCGCGTGATCGCCGACCCGACCACGCTGGCTCCCCCCTCCCCGACCAAGCCCGGTTCGTCGGGCTCGGAGGTCGCTTCCGTCTCGCCTTGA
- a CDS encoding SGNH/GDSL hydrolase family protein, translating to MDPAPQPAPANQPSSTRIRRFKRFILLATLAAVALTIASFRVGRYYAVETWNTVRRAVIYQVTGLTPDRAEIEADWKRRRNLTLQSTEETLRKFYDGTDENMRALFRVAGMDPEHGLVRYGRADQTFLISSKVFERDDSGRSYRFLPNTRSIWLRQVVLLNGPFSLLLVPNTPEVREAAGRAGAIVDEPSATTTNSWGLRGPEPDPSAPLRGVILGDSFMQGMFSPDDQTPPVHLARRLSELRGTAVSVANTGHMGYSPEQYFYSLKEYGERMKPHFVVVSVCPNDFGSEFDILQGRPDWIAEAEYWIEQIYGWCRARNVTCLVVPIPSFPQVESTRKDGFYPGLVNNIFHGPPASYCDPLERFINENLKLKIKTRASGGSFSRSPLYNRHIDDEHLSPKGAEVWADVVAERLSLWMTATADGSPAPPPPSAVTSGSSASEPRQ from the coding sequence TTGGACCCCGCCCCACAGCCCGCCCCCGCCAATCAACCGTCGTCCACGCGGATCCGACGGTTCAAGCGGTTCATCTTACTCGCCACGCTTGCCGCCGTCGCCCTGACGATCGCGTCGTTCCGTGTCGGTCGCTACTATGCGGTCGAGACCTGGAACACCGTCCGCCGGGCCGTCATCTATCAAGTCACCGGCCTCACCCCGGACCGCGCCGAGATCGAGGCCGACTGGAAGCGCCGACGCAATCTGACGCTCCAAAGCACAGAGGAAACACTCCGGAAATTCTACGACGGCACCGATGAGAACATGCGGGCCCTCTTCCGCGTCGCGGGGATGGACCCCGAACACGGCCTGGTCCGATACGGCCGCGCGGACCAGACGTTCCTCATCTCCTCCAAGGTCTTCGAACGCGACGACTCGGGACGATCGTATCGATTCCTGCCCAATACGCGGTCGATCTGGCTCCGCCAGGTGGTGCTCCTCAACGGCCCATTCAGCCTCCTCCTGGTCCCCAACACCCCCGAGGTCCGCGAGGCCGCCGGCCGCGCGGGGGCGATCGTCGACGAGCCCTCGGCCACGACGACCAACTCATGGGGACTGCGAGGACCCGAGCCCGATCCCAGCGCCCCGCTTCGAGGGGTGATCCTGGGCGATTCGTTCATGCAGGGGATGTTCAGCCCCGACGATCAGACGCCGCCGGTCCACCTGGCTCGCCGCCTCTCCGAACTCCGCGGAACGGCCGTCTCCGTGGCCAACACCGGACATATGGGCTACTCGCCGGAACAGTATTTCTACTCGCTCAAGGAATACGGCGAGCGGATGAAGCCGCACTTCGTGGTGGTCAGCGTCTGCCCCAACGACTTCGGCAGCGAGTTCGACATTCTCCAGGGCCGTCCCGACTGGATCGCCGAGGCCGAATACTGGATCGAGCAGATCTACGGCTGGTGTCGGGCGCGGAATGTGACGTGCTTGGTCGTTCCGATCCCGAGCTTCCCGCAGGTGGAAAGCACGCGCAAGGACGGCTTTTACCCGGGGCTGGTGAACAACATCTTCCACGGGCCGCCCGCGAGTTACTGCGATCCGCTGGAACGATTCATCAACGAGAATTTGAAGCTGAAGATCAAGACGAGGGCCTCGGGCGGTTCCTTCTCCCGAAGCCCGCTGTACAACCGCCATATCGACGACGAACATCTGTCGCCGAAGGGCGCCGAGGTCTGGGCCGACGTCGTCGCGGAGCGGCTGTCGTTGTGGATGACGGCGACGGCGGACGGATCGCCCGCACCGCCGCCGCCGTCGGCGGTCACTTCTGGCTCATCTGCGAGCGAGCCCCGTCAATGA
- a CDS encoding serine hydrolase encodes MIESTVLQIFKRRLPSARRRAVAAATIAALILTAAGASAQQATPSTTPPAELGARIEKLVKEHKGKATVALKNLKTGETFSINPDEPMPTASLIKFPVMVEAYRQAAEGKIDLNAPVTLRKKDMVPGSGVLTYHFSDGATFPLVDAVHLMITYSDNTATNIVLDAVGIGSTAATMEKLGYPNTKIHSKVFRRDTSVFPDRSKVFGLGSTTAGEMVKLFEALQAKKLVDEKSSEAMWKHLLTCDDKAKFPRFLPAGTKVAFKTGSVDEARTCAGVIETKGGPVALCVMTNANEDQSWGDENAGNVLCAKTAREVYDYFTAKAPPSPTAAASSGEAAATK; translated from the coding sequence ATGATCGAATCAACCGTCTTGCAGATCTTCAAGCGACGCCTTCCTTCGGCTCGGCGGCGCGCCGTCGCGGCCGCCACGATAGCGGCCCTGATCCTGACCGCCGCCGGGGCCTCGGCGCAGCAGGCGACGCCCTCAACGACCCCTCCGGCGGAGCTTGGCGCCCGCATCGAAAAGCTCGTCAAGGAGCACAAGGGGAAGGCGACGGTCGCGCTGAAGAACCTCAAGACGGGCGAGACCTTCTCGATCAACCCCGACGAGCCGATGCCCACCGCCAGCCTCATCAAGTTCCCGGTCATGGTCGAGGCCTACCGCCAGGCCGCCGAGGGAAAGATCGACCTGAACGCGCCGGTCACGCTGCGCAAGAAGGACATGGTGCCGGGCTCGGGCGTCCTGACCTACCACTTCTCCGACGGCGCCACCTTCCCGCTCGTCGACGCCGTCCACCTGATGATCACCTACTCAGACAATACGGCGACCAACATCGTCCTGGACGCGGTCGGCATCGGCTCAACGGCCGCGACGATGGAGAAGCTCGGCTATCCCAACACCAAGATCCACTCCAAGGTCTTTCGTCGCGACACGTCGGTCTTCCCCGACCGCAGCAAGGTCTTCGGCCTGGGGAGCACCACGGCCGGCGAAATGGTCAAGCTGTTCGAGGCGCTCCAGGCCAAGAAGCTCGTCGATGAGAAGTCCAGCGAGGCCATGTGGAAGCACCTGCTCACCTGCGACGACAAGGCCAAGTTCCCCCGCTTCCTGCCGGCAGGCACGAAGGTGGCGTTCAAGACCGGCAGCGTTGACGAGGCCCGCACCTGCGCCGGGGTCATTGAGACCAAGGGGGGGCCCGTCGCTCTTTGCGTCATGACCAACGCCAACGAGGACCAGAGCTGGGGAGACGAGAACGCCGGCAACGTCCTCTGCGCCAAGACCGCCCGCGAAGTGTACGACTACTTCACGGCCAAGGCCCCCCCCTCCCCGACCGCCGCCGCATCCTCCGGCGAGGCCGCCGCGACCAAGTGA
- a CDS encoding NAD-dependent epimerase/dehydratase family protein, translated as MRIAVTGATGFVGRYIVSHLAALGHQPICWQRPSSDLAGLPDDILWIEGGLDDDRSARELVRGADALVHAALDRPGQAFRGGEGDVVEFVERNVVGTIRLFERAREAGVGRVVFISSCAVHDEILPDRPLDETHPTWSSNHYGAHKAAVESFVASYGLSGRLNVCSLRPSGVYGMARPATASKWFRLIRNVVAGRPVECRKGGKEVHAADVARAVEVLLKADASAVSGRMFNCCDRYVSEYEVARLAQRFSGTNGPIEGEITRPRNQIATDRIQVLGMTFGGEPLLEETVADLVAAAAGTDDL; from the coding sequence ATGAGGATCGCAGTCACGGGCGCGACCGGCTTCGTGGGTCGTTACATCGTCTCACATCTGGCGGCTCTGGGACATCAGCCTATCTGTTGGCAGCGGCCTTCGAGCGATCTGGCCGGACTCCCCGACGACATCCTCTGGATCGAAGGCGGCCTCGACGATGATCGGTCGGCCCGCGAGTTGGTCCGTGGCGCCGACGCCCTCGTCCACGCCGCGCTCGACCGCCCGGGGCAAGCCTTTCGCGGTGGGGAGGGGGACGTCGTCGAGTTCGTCGAACGCAACGTCGTGGGGACGATTCGACTCTTCGAGCGGGCTCGCGAGGCGGGCGTCGGCCGCGTCGTCTTCATCTCCTCTTGCGCCGTGCACGACGAGATCCTGCCCGACCGGCCCCTCGATGAGACCCACCCGACCTGGAGCAGCAACCACTACGGCGCGCACAAGGCCGCAGTCGAGTCGTTCGTCGCCAGCTATGGATTGAGCGGGCGTTTGAACGTCTGCTCGCTGCGGCCGAGCGGCGTCTACGGAATGGCGCGGCCGGCGACGGCTTCCAAGTGGTTCAGGCTGATCCGCAACGTCGTGGCGGGGCGTCCGGTCGAATGTCGGAAGGGGGGCAAGGAGGTCCACGCCGCCGACGTGGCGCGAGCCGTCGAGGTGCTGCTCAAGGCGGATGCTTCGGCCGTTTCGGGACGCATGTTCAACTGCTGTGATCGCTACGTCTCCGAGTATGAGGTCGCCCGGTTGGCGCAACGGTTCTCCGGGACGAACGGACCGATCGAGGGCGAGATCACGCGGCCCCGGAATCAGATCGCGACCGACCGCATCCAGGTGCTGGGCATGACCTTCGGGGGCGAGCCTCTGCTGGAAGAGACGGTCGCCGATCTGGTCGCCGCGGCGGCTGGAACGGACGATCTCTAA